A single window of Mustela erminea isolate mMusErm1 chromosome 4, mMusErm1.Pri, whole genome shotgun sequence DNA harbors:
- the LOC116588793 gene encoding testis-specific gene A8 protein-like: protein MESGSAPADVEPSTGRDAENDLPAPANSPNLLEEEGGTHTAQERACLKMSLSRPEQRPQGPPWPAHRAGGGRAAIVTAGSPLRPAPGPNAELGPRRGHCRPAAAATAAHQASLSAKHKALPGSPENAAAQRSPTHLRPRVSHFSDGLTDSTTAPAVPAAAAAAVAAVPAAAAAAATTSLPAQHRFAPP from the coding sequence ATGGAGTCGGGCTCTGCCCCTGCAGACGTGGAGCCATCCACAGGGAGGGACGCCGAAAACGACTTACCAGCCCCTGCGAATTCCCCAAATCTCCTCGAGGAGGAGGGAGGCACGCACACCGCCCAGGAGCGAGCCTGTCTCAAAATGTCGCTCTCGCGGCCCGAGCAGCGGCCACAGGGACCTCCGTGGCCGGCGCACAGGGCCGGGGGCGGCCGGGCGGCCATTGTTACTGCTGGTTCCCCGCTCAGACCCGCACCAGGCCCGAACGCGGAGCTCGGCCCGAGACGCGGACACTGTCGGCCCGCCGCGGCGGCCACCGCCGCGCACCAGGCCTCGCTCTCAGCAAAACACAAAGCCCTTCCCGGCTCGCCTGAGAATGCCGCGGCCCAACGCTCGCCCACTCACCTCCGACCCCGGGTCTCCCATTTCTCCGACGGCCTAACTGACAGCACCACCGCTCCTGCggtccccgccgccgccgccgccgccgtcgctgCCGTccccgccgccgctgccgccgccgccacgACTTCCCTTCCCGCCCAGCACCGCTTCGCGCCGCCGTGA